One genomic region from Streptomyces sp. Li-HN-5-11 encodes:
- a CDS encoding TetR/AcrR family transcriptional regulator, protein MTTGVRRRMGVDERRQQLIGVALDLFSRRSPDDVSIDEIASAAGISRPLVYHYFPGKLSLYEAALRRAADDLAGRFAEPHEGPLGARLLRVMHRYFDFVDEHGPGFSALMRGGPAVGSSTTNALIDSVRQAAYDQILSHLEISDPPARLELVVRSWISLAESTALIWLEGRRIPRDELEIQLVHDFAALAAVSAAHNEELGALMRGVFKGEPADGPFGHLVGRLISLASF, encoded by the coding sequence ATGACTACCGGGGTTCGCCGCAGAATGGGAGTGGACGAACGGCGGCAGCAGTTGATCGGCGTCGCCCTCGACCTGTTCAGCCGCCGCTCGCCCGACGACGTCTCCATCGACGAGATAGCGTCCGCGGCGGGCATCTCGCGCCCGTTGGTCTACCACTACTTCCCGGGCAAACTCAGCCTGTACGAGGCCGCGTTGAGGCGGGCGGCGGACGATCTGGCGGGCCGGTTCGCGGAGCCGCACGAGGGCCCTCTCGGAGCGCGGCTGCTGCGGGTGATGCACCGGTACTTCGACTTCGTGGACGAGCACGGGCCCGGTTTCTCGGCCCTGATGCGCGGCGGCCCGGCGGTCGGCTCGTCGACGACGAACGCCCTCATAGACTCCGTACGGCAGGCCGCCTATGACCAGATTCTTTCGCATCTGGAGATCTCCGATCCCCCGGCGCGACTGGAACTGGTCGTCCGCTCATGGATCTCGCTCGCCGAGTCGACGGCACTGATCTGGCTGGAGGGCCGGCGCATTCCGCGCGACGAGCTGGAGATCCAGCTGGTGCACGACTTCGCCGCGCTCGCCGCCGTCAGCGCCGCCCACAACGAGGAGCTGGGCGCGCTGATGCGCGGGGTCTTCAAGGGCGAGCCGGCCGACGGCCCGTTCGGCCACCTGGTCGGCCGGCTCATAAGCCTCGCTTCCTTCTGA
- a CDS encoding 5-carboxymethyl-2-hydroxymuconate Delta-isomerase, whose protein sequence is MPQITVDYSERLADAFDRPAFARELHARTVEIAAAKPPACKTQFRRTEDTTVGPDAEGHAIVHVTIGLLAGRTDEAKARLTEAVLELLRQHVKPVEGLALHASAEVRDLDPSYRKFDA, encoded by the coding sequence ATGCCGCAGATCACCGTCGACTACTCCGAGCGCTTGGCGGACGCGTTCGACCGGCCCGCCTTCGCGCGGGAGCTGCACGCCCGGACGGTCGAGATCGCGGCCGCGAAGCCCCCGGCGTGCAAGACGCAGTTCCGCCGGACCGAGGACACCACCGTCGGTCCGGACGCCGAGGGGCACGCGATCGTGCACGTCACGATCGGGCTGCTGGCCGGCCGCACCGACGAGGCCAAGGCACGCCTGACCGAGGCGGTCCTGGAGCTGCTCCGGCAGCATGTGAAGCCGGTCGAGGGCCTGGCCCTGCACGCCTCGGCGGAGGTGCGCGACCTCGACCCGTCCTACCGGAAGTTCGACGCCTGA